In the Salvia splendens isolate huo1 chromosome 16, SspV2, whole genome shotgun sequence genome, tcattcatattttttcacaagtttaaacaatttataaAAACACACATCGAGCCAAAACGGGTTTTAAATTGGGTATGGAGGGAATATGTTGTAGTTTTATGTTTTTTCATTTGACCAttgtttttctaaaaatatGTTAAAATGATGATTATTGTATAAAATAAATCAGCAAGTAATCTGCGTCTAAACTCTAAACACATCGAATAACTTGATTTATTCGAGGAATTATTCTTAATAATGGATTAATTAATGGGTAAGAGCGGTAGCCATGCAACTACCCCAGCCCTACATTATCATAAACGAATATGCTCTCACCACGTGGCATCTAGCTACTGGTCCCACATACTGTTGGTATCGGATTCTCCGTCGCTCACTCATATATAAACTCTCGTTTCTCTGCGTCTTTCCGCACAAAAATTTCAGATCCGTCACTCAGCTCGATTCACTGTAACGAAACATGGGTTTGAAGGTACTCTTCATTCAAAAAACCTGTCCATTTCCTTGTTTCTGCAATTTGTTGTTTTTCATTTCGCGCGCGTTCGTGTTTACTGGTTTTCCAGTTGATTTGCTTGTTTTTTCCCCTTTTATTGGAGTTGTGATCTAGAGTATTGTGTATGTATCGGTGAATTGTTTTGAAACCTTTTTGGATTTGGCTTAGATCTGGATGAATTGCCGCTTGCGCGACTaaaattagatttatttgatgaCTTGAATCGTTTATAACTTTATTTGTTGTTTCGGTTTCAAACTCAACCGTGCTTGATTTGTTCAACACAAACGTGAAAAAAGTTGAAGTTTAATATGCTTGAATGAACACTATTATAGACTAAAGTAGAATTAGCATCTCAATTGATTGCTTCGCTTCGATTACTGCTGAATTCATTGGCGCAGAGCTCTGTTTGCTTAGTATTTCAATTCATTGATTCGGTTAGTTCTGAGTTCATTAGCGCAGAGTTCAATTTTCTTAGGTTTTCAATCCAGTGCTGCGGTAATGCTGAGTTTATCTGCGCAGAGTTCAATTTGCTTAAGATTTCAATTTGCTGCTTCAGTTAGTGTTAATTTCAACTTGCTTACATTTTAGGTGAAAATTTGTTGTAGGAAGAATTTGATGAGCATGCTGAGAAAGCTAAGACCTTGCCCGAGAGCACTTCAAACGAAAATAAGCTCATTCTGTATGGACTCTTCAAGCAAGCCACAGTCGGAAATGTCGACACGAGTTAGTTTCATTTTTAACGTCGCATTTATTTCTAATTTATCATGTTGATTTCCCCTCGTATGATTCTACATGAATCGAGGTGGCTGCAGAGTTGGAATCAAGCAGTCAGTGTATATTGCGTCGTTATAGATTAGATTAACTTTGTCGTATAATGCAGGTCGTCCTGGTATGTTTAACATGAGGGACAGGGCGAAGTGGGATGCATGGAAGGCAGTTGAAGGTACATTCGATTCTCACTCGCAGCATATAAATCAGTTTTTGATTGATTGAACAATAGCTTAACTGATGAGATAATCGTCTCGGCAGGCAAATCTACAGAGGAAGCCATGAATGATTACATCACCAAGGTGAAGCAGTTGCTGGAAGAAGCTGGAGTTTCG is a window encoding:
- the LOC121770609 gene encoding acyl-CoA-binding protein-like, whose protein sequence is MGLKEEFDEHAEKAKTLPESTSNENKLILYGLFKQATVGNVDTSRPGMFNMRDRAKWDAWKAVEGKSTEEAMNDYITKVKQLLEEAGVSS